A window of Conger conger chromosome 13, fConCon1.1, whole genome shotgun sequence contains these coding sequences:
- the gemin4 gene encoding gem-associated protein 4, with amino-acid sequence MESELWLSCEKTAVLQGGFLLAEKLSGAGKLSDLRKEDWATVGHPVRQAVISICGEGRGGSQDQVLWRKRIVCVLWRKLLETEDGKDIDSAWRESPFFSVQNALPQVSRVVLYELIKSTGFSQVYVELLLCFPEAGLCSELARLAKHIVAENTKEDTELLLDVWWDLWKARGGQEHALDQLFASQCGSYATPRSQRSRQATQNVEPGPRQSRTFPCVQSILFSAIEAVNHDALSLDVCRFALSVSLDTFYTSFLLDRAEDGSPEQYLQSLSRAVCVRRRQAGPEGRDLTEIIREAQRELAATRRPARFRPHSVTLMDAVRTVSTICRAWGERGLLKVPESDAPRENVLGLAGSLRRVIGAVEEGTATEALTEAERRDVDEMCRTLRDLAESLPVPDLQCDSVDMAHVAVAVIDQRLDRYQDIVCVFASELNWALSGNEWINCLKRNKDAFLHKDLVLKLISVLVAKCQMNTDIVQCKLLKEIILDVFSELPLPGKNESLAAVLGSWGNGGLNGTLPLAMSEGFSEELNLSFNSLIQSRAESGLGLAVSAVARVALQDPEATLSRCCHMAVMNLGAEALLAQVLQQLPGLIYPQGSGAEGRSLARGGLLCSCLQEAVQGKLATPQEEGQFLNFLAALMNFKVVASETEEEELSLLPPENVVCSFVLPYLTASSPHSCSLELCLQVLHSALKQGERIGSAHWLMSCSPFPLLAALCQLLNDSYACWEEPVEGSRYVSIESKELLIGALKVIDGLVGREVAAAPGVWSRAVFWLHSKLEGLDWTVYFHLRSILGGHFKNEGPCSLFAVCELSEREWSGLELLQYGQGTGLLAWVECCCMPGLRETMLSGLALDQSCPDQVTMFGKGLLVAVTQTLPWRTPEEWRTLLGALRQLLESGRLYAPYSLEYVDFLPLLDLRPFACELRLSALLLRVFQLLCGASCEGWLPARGWAHAGQLYAAAVRETIASVKGKLPVPPPALPSGASAGQEGLFVLAQLFCHVLHVLVMLPGGAEPLFLCALETLTLYQSLTAAYPASSSSLNRKNTKHFFATLTANLESADMRAALSQKIAQL; translated from the exons ATGGAATCTG AGTTGTGGCTGAGCTGTGAGAAGACTGCCGTGCTCCAGGGAGGGTTTCTACTGGCGGAGAAGCTATCTGGTGCTGGGAAGCTGTCTGACCTCAGGAAGGAGGACTGGGCGACAGTGGGTCACCCTGTCCGGCAGGCCGTCATTAGCATCTGTGGAGAAGGTCGTGGGGGCAGCCAAGACCAAGTCCTCTGGAGAAAGAGGATCGTCTGTGTCCTGTGGCGCAAGCTACTGGAAACGGAAGACGGGAAGGACATTGACTCCGCGTGGAGAGAGAGCCCTTTTTTCTCAGTGCAGAACGCCCTCCCCCAGGTCAGCCGCGTGGTGCTGTACGAGTTGATCAAGTCGACGGGCTTCTCCCAAGTGTATGTCGAGTTGCTGCTGTGCTTCCCGGAGGCGGGCCTGTGCTCAGAGCTGGCTAGGCTGGCCAAGCACATCGTAGCCGAAAACACAAAGGAGGACACTGAGCTCCTCCTAGACGTGTGGTGGGACTTGTGGAAGGCCCGTGGCGGGCAGGAGCACGCCCTGGATCAGCTCTTTGCGTCGCAGTGCGGCAGCTACGCAACGCCCCGCTCTCAGCGCTCACGCCAGGCCACCCAGAACGTCGAGCCTGGTCCGCGGCAATCTCGGACCTTCCCTTGTGTGCAGTCCATCCTGTTCAGTGCAATTGAGGCAGTTAATCATGACGCGCTGTCCTTGGACGTGTGTCGTTTTGCCCTGTCCGTCTCCCTGGACACGTTCTACACGTCGTTCTTGCTCGACCGCGCGGAGGACGGCAGCCCCGAGCAGTATCTTCAGAGCCTTTCGAGGGCGGTGTGCGTGAGACGACGGCAAGCTGGCCCGGAGGGCCGCGACTTGACGGAGATCATCAGAGAGGCACAGCGAGAGCTCGCCGCCACACGCAGACCGGCGCGGTTCAGGCCGCACAGCGTGACTCTGATGGACGCCGTGCGTACCGTCTCGACCATTTGCCGGGCCTGGGGGGAGCGGGGGCTGTTGAAGGTGCCGGAAAGTGACGCTCCCCGTGAAAATGTCCTCGGTCTGGCGGGGAGTTTGCGCCGAGTAATCGGAGCCGTGGAGGAAGGCACAGCAACCGAGGCGCTGACTGAAGCCGAGAGGCGGGACGTGGATGAAATGTGTCGTACTTTGAGGGACCTTGCAGAGTCCCTtcctgtccccgacctccagtGTGACTCTGTGGACATGGCCCATGTAGCTGTTGCCGTCATCGATCAGCGTCTAGACCGATACCAAGATATcgtttgtgtgtttgcctcTGAATTAAATTGGGCTTTAAGTGGCAATGAGTGGATTAACTGCCTGAAGAGAAATAAAGACGCCTTTCTGCACAAAGACCTGGTTCTGAAGTTAATCTCCGTCCTAGTGGCCAAATGCCAAATGAACACGGATATCGTGCAGTGTAAACTGCTGAAGGAAATTATTTTGGATGTTTTCTCTGAGCTTCCACTACCAGGCAAGAATGAGAGCCTGGCTGCAGTGCTTGGTTCCTGGGGAAACGGTGGGCTGAACGGGACTCTGCCCCTTGCCATGTCTGAGGGCTTCAGTGAGGAGCTAAACTTGTCTTTCAACAGCCTCATTCAGAGTCGGGCAGAGTCCGGCTTGGGCCTTGCGGTGTCTGCCGTGGCCCGGGTTGCCCTACAGGACCCTGAAGCCACCCTGAGCAGATGCTGTCATATGGCTGTCATGAACCTGGGAGCTGAAGCTCTCCTGGCCCAAGTCCTCCAGCAGCTTCCTGGGCTGATTTATCCCCAGGGCTCCGGTGCAGAGGGGCGGAGCCTGGCTCGTGGGGGGCTGCTGTGCAGCTGTCTACAGGAGGCGGTTCAGGGCAAGCTGGCTACACCCCAAGAGGAGGGGCAGTTCCTCAACTTCCTTGCCGCCTTAATGAATTTCAAGGTGGTGGCGAGCGAGACCGAAGAGGAAGAGCTGAGTTTGTTGCCCCCCGAAAATGTGGTTTGTTCCTTTGTCCTGCCTTACCTTACCGCCTCTTCCCCTCACTCCTGTAGCTTGGAACTGTGCCTGCAGGTGCTTCACTCTGCCCTGAAGCAGGGAGAACGCATCGGCTCTGCTCATTGGCTGATGAGCTGCAGCCCTTTCCCCCTCCTCGCTGCTCTCTGTCAACTCCTGAATGACAGCTACGCCTGTTGGGAGGAGCCAGTGGAGGGCAGCCGTTACGTGTCGATTGAGTCAAAGGAGCTGCTCATTGGTGCTCTGAAGGTGATTGACGGGTTGGTTGGCAGGGAGGTGGCTGCAGCCCCTGGCGTCTGGTCTAGAGCAGTCTTCTGGCTCCACAGTAAACTGGAAGGGCTCGACTGGACCGTCTACTTTCATCTGAGGTCGATCTTGGGCGGGCACTTCAAGAACGAGGGTCCATGTTCCCTGTTTGCCGTGTGTGAGCTGTCGGAACGGGAGTGGTCTGGGCTGGAGCTGCTCCAGTACGGCCAGGGCACGGGCCTTCTGGCCTGGGTGGAGTGTTGCTGCATGCCTGGCCTACGTGAGACCATGCTGAGCGGCCTGGCTCTGGACCAGAGCTGCCCGGACCAGGTCACCATGTTCGGCAAGGGCCTCCTGGTGGCGGTGACGCAGACGCTGCCCTGGCGCACCCCTGAGGAGTGGCGGACGCTGCTGGGCGCGCTGAGGCAGCTGCTGGAGTCCGGCCGGCTCTACGCGCCGTACTCCCTGGAGTACGTGGACTTCCTCCCGCTGCTCGACCTCCGACCTTTCGCCTGCGAGCTCCGCCTGTCCGCGCTGCTGCTGCGCGTCTTCCAGCTGCTGTGCGGGGCGAGCTGCGAGGGCTGGCTGCCGGCGCGGGGCTGGGCGCACGCGGGGCAGCTCTACGCCGCCGCCGTCCGCGAGACCATCGCCTCCGTGAAGGGGAAGCTCCCCGTCCCGCCGCCCGCTCTCCCCAGCGGCGCGAGCGCCGGGCAGGAAGGCCTGTTCGTTCTGGCCCAGCTCTTCTGCCACGTGCTGCACGTCCTGGTGATGCTGCCGGGCGGCGCCGAGCCCCTCTTCCTGTGCGCCCTCGAGACGCTGACTCTGTACCAGTCGCTGACGGCCGCGTATCCCGCCAGCAGCTCCAGCCTGAACCGTAAAAACACGAAACACTTCTTCGCCACCCTCACGGCCAACCTGGAGAGTGCGGACATGAGGGCTGCCCTGAGTCAAAAGATTGCCCAGCTGTGA